GCTTTCCAGCTTGATCCTTGCGGTTTATTTTTTGATTGTCCGCGGGCTCAGCGAGAGCTTGGGTCAACTTTTTCAATTGAATTCTTTCTTATTTGAAGCATTCTTGATTTTGCTTCTGATTTTGCTCATCCGCCCTTTTGAAGCCCGAATTCAGCATTTTATTGATCGGCTGCTTTATAAACAGATTTACACCTATCGTCGAAAATTCCTGGATTTTAGTCGGGATCTTCTGGTCTATCATAGCCGGAATACATTCTTCAAAAAATTAGTTCGTTTTATTCAAAATGTCTTCAAGACTCGCCAGGTTTTAATCTTTTTGAAGGATGAAAATTCAGGATATTACAAACTCTGGAACAGGAAGCTTAATGCGCCTCCCCTACCGGAACATAATCCCCTTGTCAAACATCTGACACGGGCACAATCAGGCGTTGAGTTTTTTGATTTGGATCACAAAAATATTCCAAACGCCCTAATAGATTTTCTTTCCAGCCAAAAAGCATCCCTTTTTCTTCCGCTTATTTATGAAACGAATCTTCTCGGTTTTATGGTTTTGTCCGAAAAAACCAACCAAAAAACCTATTCGCAAGAAGAGATCGAAGTCCTGTCTATATTCAGCAACGAAATGGCTAACACCTTTATTCGTAACCAGATGATTGACGAAATGCGTGAAGAAGAACGGCAACAATCCCGCATGCAGCGTCTGGCAGCTATCGGACAGCTGACCGCAGGAGTGGCTCACGAAATCAGAAATCCCCTGAACACGATTGCCACCTCTGCAGAAACCCTTATCAAACGGAAACTGGATCCAGAATCTGAGAATGAATTAAAATCCTACATTCTGGAAGAGGCCAATCGTCTGAACCGCATTCTGAATGATTTCCTGAAGCTCTCTCGAATCCGCAAGCCTGAGCTTCTGGAAATTTCCATTGAGTCATTTCTGGAAAAAATCGCCCTCGACATCCAAACCCGAATCGATGAGAGCATCTCTTTTCAAGTGGAAAATCATCTTCGACGGAAGCGCCTGACCATAGATCCTGATTTACTGCACCAGGTTTTGTTGAATCTCAGCCTGAATGGGATCGATGCCATTCGGGAGCGGCAAAAAAATGAACCATCGCTCCATGGAATGCTGAAGATTCATTTACGAAAACGAAAATCAAATCTTGTGATTGTGGTGGAGGATAATGGATCAGGAATTCCAGAAGAATACCAGGGTCGTATTTTTGACCCCTTTTTTACGACCAAGCCGGAAGGAACCGGTCTCGGCCTACCGATTTCCTACAACATTGTGGAAACAATGGGCGGGAAAATGGGATTTGATTCCACAACGGAGGGGAGCCGATTTTTTGTGGAATTTCCTATTTTTTCAGGTAAATCCTGACAAGCATTGGGTAAACTCTTTTTAAATGAAGCCGCCAATGCATGAATTAACCGTGCAGGGCGATTCATGAATCGCCCCTGCGAATTGGCATTTGCAATGGATTCTTCCTGTTTTGGTTATTGAGGAATTGAAAATTGGAATTTATCTGACCATTGAAATTTGGGGCCTGGATTTTTCCCGTGCAAAAATATTTTTTGTGAGGAAAACACGTATGTCAAACGATTCGTCAAAAAACACATCAACTTCATTTAAACCCGTGCTTTTGGTCGTAGATGATGAAGAGAAAACCCGACGCATTTTGAAAATCAATCTTCAGGAAAAATACCACGTGCTTCAGGCTCAAAATGGGCAAGAAGCCCTGGCAATTTTAGAGAACGAACCCGTGCATCTGGTATTGACAGATTTGCGCATGCCGGTCATGTCTGGCCTGGAGCTGCTACAGCAGATGCAGAAACTCAATTTGAATATCCCTGTGATTATCATTACCGCATACGGCACGGTGGAAAATGCCGTAGAAGCCATGAAAAAGGGCGCTTACGATTACATCCTCAAACCCATTCAAATTGACGAATTGGAAATGACAATTGAAAAATCCCTGAATTACGGCAATTTGCTGAACGAAAATGTCTACCTTCGGCAGCAGCTTAAGCAGTACGAAGGATTTCGGGATATTATTACAATTAATCCGGGAATGCGCCAACTCATGGAACTCATCCGGCAGGTAGCCCCCACACGTGCTACGGTACTAATTGAAGGAGAAAGCGGCACCGGGAAAGAACTTTTCGCCCGCGCCATTCACTATTTGAGTCCCCGGGCCGAAAAACCTTTTATTGAAATTAACTGTGGCGCAATCCCCCACGAGCTTCTGGAAAGCGAACTCTTTGGCCACGAAAAAGGTGCTTTTACCGGAGCCATTGCCCTGAAAAAAGGGAAGTTTGAAATGGCCAACCACGGTTCTCTTTTTCTGGATGAAATCGGAGAGTTGCCCAAGGAACTGCAGGTTAAATTGCTTCGGGCCCTGGAATAACAGCGTTTCACGCGGGTGGGTGGAGTACAGCCAATTCAAACGGATGTCCGATTTATTGCTGCCACCAATCGAAATCTGCGGGATGAGATTTCAGCGGGCACTTTTCGGGAAGATTTGTACTACCGACTCAAAGTTGTCTACATTCGAATTCCTCCTTTGCGGGAACGCACCGAGGACATTCCCCTGTTAGTTCAGCACTTTTTGAAAAAACACGAAACAACAGTTGGAAAACATGTCAGTCGTGTAACACCTGACGCCCTTGAAATACTTCAAGGGTACAAATGGTTTGGCAATGTGCGGGAACTTGAAAATGTTATTATGCAAGCTATGATCTTTTCGCAAAGCGACACCATTACATCCGAGGCTTTGCCTTCCGAGATTGTCCAATCAGTGGAGAAAAATTCAAACCGAATTCCCCAAACCAAAGAGGAATTACAAAGAGAAAAACAGCTTCGCTACCAGAAAATCAATGCCCAACTGGAATATGCCTTTTTAAAAAATATTTTGCAAAAAGCTCGTGGGAATGTTTCTGAAGCAGCTCGAATAACCGGTTATGATCGCCGCCAGATTCAAAATCTCCTTAAAAAATATTCCCTCAATCCGGCGAATTTCAAATAGACCCCGGAACAATTCGACAGTAAAATAGAAGCAGCGCTTTACTGCGAAATTCAATTTCGCATCATTATTTCTTTATTTACAAAAACTTAATTCTCCTGCTTCAGGAAACCGTGAAATCTCCTTTCCCAGAATCGATGGAATAAACAAGCCACCCCAAAATGCACTGTTTGTCATTCCCTTTAATTATCAAGAAGTTACGTCTGTCGGAGATTCTTGGCACACCTTATGCAATAAGCAATAGTGAATGTGAAAAAAGCAAAATGAAGGTAATCACCTAAAATTGAGGAGGAAGAAAAA
The Calditrichota bacterium genome window above contains:
- a CDS encoding sigma-54-dependent Fis family transcriptional regulator; amino-acid sequence: MSNDSSKNTSTSFKPVLLVVDDEEKTRRILKINLQEKYHVLQAQNGQEALAILENEPVHLVLTDLRMPVMSGLELLQQMQKLNLNIPVIIITAYGTVENAVEAMKKGAYDYILKPIQIDELEMTIEKSLNYGNLLNENVYLRQQLKQYEGFRDIITINPGMRQLMELIRQVAPTRATVLIEGESGTGKELFARAIHYLSPRAEKPFIEINCGAIPHELLESELFGHEKGAFTGAIALKKGKFEMANHGSLFLDEIGELPKELQVKLLRALE
- a CDS encoding sigma-54-dependent Fis family transcriptional regulator, which produces MGGVQPIQTDVRFIAATNRNLRDEISAGTFREDLYYRLKVVYIRIPPLRERTEDIPLLVQHFLKKHETTVGKHVSRVTPDALEILQGYKWFGNVRELENVIMQAMIFSQSDTITSEALPSEIVQSVEKNSNRIPQTKEELQREKQLRYQKINAQLEYAFLKNILQKARGNVSEAARITGYDRRQIQNLLKKYSLNPANFK